tgtgttgggtctttgttgctgtggcgagcgggggctattcttggttgcagtgcgcgggattcttattgcagtggcttctcttgttgcagagcatgggcttcagtagttgcagcaccgggctcagtagttgtggctcgtgggctctggagcacaggctcagtagtggtggcccatgggcttagttgctctgcggcatgtgggatcttcccggaccaaggcttgaacccttgtcccctgcattggcaggaggattcttaaccactgtgccaccagggaagtcccacgtctCTTGTTTTGAagctattataaatgggattgtttttaaatttcatttcacaTTGTTACAAGTGTacagaaattgatttttgtacattgatctTGTTTTATGTAACCTTCAGAACTCATTTAGCAATTCAACagttttttagtggattccttagaATTTTCCATGTAAAAATCATGTAATCTGTGAGTATAGgtagttttacttcctcctttccagttaatgccttttatctcttttgcctaattgctctgcctGGGATGTTTGGTATGATGCTGAGTAGAAATGATGAGTGTGGACTTACTGCCTTTTTCCTCATCTGGTTTGGTATCGAGGTTCTGCAAGCCTCATAAGAACGGGTTGGAGagtgttccttctttttctatattctgGACTAGATTGCTTAAGATCtgaattatttattctttgaatatATGATGAACTTGCTCGTAAAAACTTGCTtgggttttttcttatttttattggaagatttttaactgcTGATTTCAATGTCTTAATAGTGATTCTGGGgttattcagttttatatttcttcttgagtcataTTAGGCGTGTTAGGGTAGgaatttacccatttcttttcaactttcaaatatattggGATAGAATTTTTGTAAATACTCTGTAGGTGGTGGAAAATAcaagttttaaagttttggggTATGGCTTCTGTATATGTCCATTAGGGCAGACTTACCAGTTGTCTTATTCAAATCTTTATCTTTACTGCTGTTCTTTTATTTCCTGGGCTGTCCATCACTGGGAAAGGTATATAAAAGTCTGTGATTATGATGCAGACTTGTAGTTATGTgaattttgctttatgtttttaagttattattaaaTGTATGCATGTTTAGAACTCATACAGCTTCCTGGTGGATTGAACTCTTTGTTGTGTTGTAGTAACCTGTGTTATCTCTAGTAATACTTTTTGccttcaggtcttttttttttttttacaccaacTTTCATTTGGATGGTATTTGCCTGGCAGACCTTTTCTCACCCTTTGACTTTCTGTATCTCAGTGGCTTAGATATGTGTATAAAGAGCACAtggctgtattttaaaaatccaatctgtattgtcttttaattggaacATATAGCCCATTTACACTTATTgaaattactgatatatttggacTTATGTCatattattttgtacttttatttttgtttgtattcgttccacttttctgtttcctttttcctccttatTTGTTGTTTTAGGAGAACCTACagttctttcctcttcctgcGTTTCTCCTCTGTCCCCTTTACAATGCACACAGAATACTTAACTCCTGACACTTCTGGCCACCAGATGCGTGTGGGTTTTACCCCATAACAAGCAGTTTTCtgggacaccagctgggtgtccaacAATTTAACTCAGTTCTGATACTCTTTACCTGGAGatggcatcagatcccacaggttgagggctcagtcccacaagactgccctcctcccctctccctccccccgagTTCAGATGCCAGCCCCAAGTCCAGATTGTCAGCTGTGCTTTTGACCAACCAGCTAGAactcagaggttcccatgaccccctccttaggttcagttaatttgctagagcagctcacagaactcaggaaaaccaTCTACTTAGTGTTtgccagtttattataaaggataggATAAAGGCCACAGATGCACATCCAGAGGAAGAGGAGCATAGGGCAAGCAAGGTATGCAAGGAGGGGCAGGAGCCTCCGTGCCCTCTCTGGGCACACCGGTCTCCCCAGATCTTCATGGGgccaccaacctggaagctccccAGCCCTGTACTtttgggattttatggaggctcCATCACGTAGGCATGTTTGATCATTAACTCCATTTCAGCCTCTGCCCCTCTCAAGACAGTGGGGTGCGGAGCTACAGTCTAAGCTTCTAACCATGGCTTGTTCTTTGCCATGATCAGCCCCCATCGAGGAGCCATTCAGGAACCCACCAAGAGTCGCGTTCTTAGGACAAAAGACACTACTATCACCCAGGAAAtgacaagggttttaggagctctgtgtcaggaactgggggcagagaccaatacATATACTGTGTTATCTCACAATTACCTTTTGTTTTTCACATCCCTCTCGCCCATACGTTTTGAAGTTATTTGATTTTTGCTTTAGTGCTTATACTAGAAAATTTATCAGTGcttaaagttaatattttactCTCCTTATCAGCAGTGTAAGACAACAGTTTAACTCCGGTCTTTCCCTCCTGACGTATATGCTACTCTTGTCATAAACCTATGTGATAGATACATGATACTTTAGCTATATCTTACTTTTTTGTAACCCCAGGAGGAATCAGTTGTATAAAATGGTAATGTTCTCTTAGAGTTACCAGTTTCTTGCATACGAGACCTTTTATCTCAAATCACTTTCCTCCTGCTTGAAGTTTATCTGTTAGAACAGGGTTCACAAACCACTATTTGCAAAATCAGGGAGCAGCTGGGCTTGGCCTATAGGCTgaagtgtgtttattttattggaaCGCAGCCATATCCTGAGGGGTCTGGGCTTATTGAAATGATTCCTTTGATATGCCTCTTTATTATCTAGGGCCTgtgtcctgtttttctccatcctgaatcccctcagcaGTCAGGGGCAGCTGCATTGGCTGATGGTTTTCTGGCCACAGCATCCTTCGTTTACTGAAACGGCAGGCGGCATTCTTTGTCCACAGTGTAATAATGCTAATATGTGAAGTCTTCATAGATCTGACCGAGATATCTGTTCCTGTTGCTTCTCATAGTACCTTGTTTTCTTGTGTCTTTCTCTGACCTCTCTAGGGGAATTTCTTGAGGCCTGGATTAAAGGTAGCTTCTTCTGGAGAGGGTTTGCATCTCTACTGCCCTGGGGGTACTACCAGCCTAAATCGCTTTAAACTTTAAATTACAGAGACCGGGTAACCCAATTTCAGGCTCTCCAATAGGATGAGGGCTGATTATGGTTACAGAGTTTAAGTTTGGTAGCTCGCTCAGGTTGGATGTCCCAGTTTGCGGGAGGGACCTCTTCTTAGGCCCCTACTTAGGCAGATTTTGTCCCCTGGGTTTTGTCCTGGAGGCTTTTTGGATGCTCAGCAAATGCCCTGTGAACTAAAAATgtcgcctgccatatcagtaaacaaagaatgttgcagCCGTCATGCCATCACAATACAGCCTCcccgagggaactcaggatggagacaggATGCCCAACATCAAGCTGTCAGCCACTGCACCCCCCCAAGGGTGCACCCTCAGGAGGCTCAGGATGGGAAAACACTGGCTGTTGGCCCCAGACAGAacaggtgcacatcaaaggaatgatttcagtgagcccagacttgTGTCTTCCCGaatacagaaaagcactaaattccttaacttgagctGTCTGGtcttctttaattaacagtaatcttttgatgttcctacTACCTGGTCTTTGCTGCAGAAACTCCTGTATATTCTGGCACCCACTTTGCCTCTTCAGAGCGGTCCCTCAGAGccatctgagatgctgtgtcctgggCTTAGGTCTTCAATTTTGTacgccgaataaaacataactctcaatttttagttcactttttttttttttttcagttgacagccCATTAGGTGAGCTGACTTCAGAGCTCTGTTTACCTGCCTCCCTGATGCCCACTTTCCTGAGTGTTTACCAGCTGAACAACTGATTAAAAAACGTGTTTGTATAGTTAATACGGCGTTTTTAGCCTTTTTACAGCAGGAGTGCCAGAGTACCTCGTCTACCAGACTACAGGAAATGgatctcttgtttttattttgaaaccatTTTTCCTCCTGATTACAAGGTtatgttcattatagaaaatcatagtaaaaaaaaaaataccaagaataaatttaaaaattggccaCAATCTCATTCCTCAGAGATAAAAAGttagcattttaatttattaCCCTGCAACTTCCtatgcatataattttttaaacaagatgACCAGAAGGTAACAGGCTtagattatattttaattgttatcCTGTAcagaagcacttttttttttaattttagttttttattttgtttggccGTGCCCCTCATGgcttgtgggagcttagttccccgaccagggattgaacccgggccttcGTCAGTGATTAAGTGTGGAGTCATAACCACtacactgccagggaattccccagaagcACTTTTAGACTGCTCTGATTTAATGTTACCATTTGTGCTCTTGTTGTGAGTAGGCATAAGAAAAGACCCCTTGAAAAGTCCTCCATCTCCTATAAAGCAGGAGTAGGCGTTGCAATGTTATAATATTACTCTGTACACCATTTCTAAGAATCCTTTGAATACATTTCTCTAGAGTTTTGAGCTTTGCAGTTGTGTCATTTCATGTGTATTTGTATATCTCCCCATGTTAAGCCTCAGAATTCtaactctcctccctccctctctccccttctttccttctctcttttttttttccactgtgatTTTCATAAAGATCAAACCTTATGCCAATTGTAGTATTTATCTCATCTTTggttttatatatagtttttttcccACCATGACTTTTCATTCCCCTTTGAAAGTTTACTATACTCAATTTTCAAAAGTGTGTTGATattatattaatgaaataaaattcacattttatggCAAGACTTTAAACATAACAACTTTCTCTGCCCATTTGggccttctctctcccctttagTGTGCGTTGTGCATctgcattaaccagacctccttaggagataacattccttcttcaCCTCAGGAAGGGTCACAACTGcttaggagataaccttccttcttAATCTTACAAGAGGTCTTGATGATTCACACTACTCGCTTTGTATGTGTAGATCTGGactgtgtaaactgtcaataatacatcatcggatatatagccctctgcctcaAAAACTTATATACCTGCACTTTGACTTCTAATGGGCGGAACAGTTCTCAGAACTTTCTGAAGGACTTCCAGGTTATAATCCTTaggttggcttgaataaaattttccatttctttcttacatcaactattgattaatttttttcattgacagtATTGCACACCATCCCATAAACATGTTTGGAAATAGTATGGTCTACATTGCAAATAAGTTGcccttataaataaatgaaagtaagttAATTGATTAACATTGGGAGTACAGCCTCCTCTGTATAGTCCTAATACAAAATATTCTAAGTATCATGAATATATTCATTAGGACTGAGCAGCTAACTTGCACGGACACTGATTATACCAGTGTGCTCTTTTTAAAGAGCAAGATTAACAGAAAAAGGGTCAGGGTTCAGGGTATGCAACagataaaaaatactgaatcttGGGTGTATATGAGGAAAGTGTCACCCACAAGGGCAGGATATTAGATGCCCAGTTTAGCTGAATAAGAGAATGCTCAAAAGTAATTTTCGTAAAACCAAGTTTGGTAattgctgtgcttttttttttttttttttttttttaatagaggctTCTTATATTTCCTTTCAGAGCTGCTTCCATGTTTTTAAGTTACACTGTAATTTGATTCCTGATAAGGTTCTTACATGCATGACGTGTATATCTTAGGTTGACTGACTTACACTTACTAGCTATGGAATCCCATAGTATATTGAAGCCATGTAATAAATCAGTCTTCCAAAAGATAATGGACAGGTGTCAGTTGTAGAAGAAAAAAGATGTAATTTTGTATTTGTTGTCATTGGCTAATATacaatgagcttttaaaaatagattagcaataaaacaaaatcttaatTATTCAAAGTCAATTTAAgtactgaaaacacacacacacacacacacacacacacacacacacacacacacacactaaaactATGAGATTAAAGGCACATAAAACCAGAATATCAAACCAGAGTGGATTAGGATAttggaatatatttaaataattatttttctctttccttctgtagGTGAAGATGACTTAATAGAATTTACCACAGTTACTTTAGAATCTCCAAAAGCATTGCTGGTGGAGGCCTGACTAGGGGGTAAATGATGCATCTTCTTACTCTGCAAAGTCTCCTCAGGCCCCTTCATAACAGCAGTGCttgtttggttattttttaagACATAGCCTGATCCAAAGAGTTCTTCCATTAGActgcttttcttctctctgaaagttgtgtcttttgcttttgttctggAAGATTTACCAAAAGAGGGTTCATAGGTGACAGTAGGAGGCTCCAGCCTCAGTTCTCCTCCGTGGCTGTGGTGCTTGCCTGTGCTATGAGTGCACCTTGTGCTGCCGGCATTGGCCAGCCCGCCTGAGGCAGGAAGCCCATGATGCAAGTTTTCAATCGCTTCTGTGAATGAATAATGCTTTCTTTGTCTGAAGGGTATTTTGATATTTGGAGCAGCATTTTTACCTGGCATTTGGcccatttcacttatttctggaCTTCTTTTAGACTTTTCATTTACTGTATCATCTTCCTGaccactttcccctttggggTGGATTACTTGAATTCTTTTTGGTGGTAGTTCCTGTTCTTCTTTTACTaaagtggttttcttttcttgatcttctgttctctctctctgttgccCAGTATTCTCCAGAGATGGCTGTGCTTCTATATGTTCCTCTTCCTTTGATAAATCTGTAGTAGAAAAATAGTTAATTTACTGATGTTTAAAATTATCCATTAATTTCAAGATGGCATGTTGAGCAGTTATTTTCACCTACTGACAAGCACATTACaatgacaaaaaggaaaaaaaaaatacagggaaagGTGGTATTAACAAGCTTGAAATGTTATACTTTCCTAGAACATACCAGATAAATGAGAATtatgaaaccaaaagaaaatgatattcaTAAATTTTGCCAATATGTTATTAATAGGTGTTCAACACCACCAGCTAAGAGTAGTGCCCGTTAAAACGAGAATATTTTTTTACCCATCCAACTGGCAAATAATTTCCAGAGTTGGAGAGAATGTGGGGAAATTGGAACTTTTGTTCCCCATTGGTGGCTTTGTAAGCTGCTATGTAGTTTGGCAATTTGGTAgtatctatcaaaatttaaagtgAACAACATGCTCTTAGACCCAACAACTTCACTTGTAGAACCAAACCccacaaaaatacacaaagatgAGTCTAAGGATGTTAATTGcagcctgtttgttttttttcctccccaataaatttatttatttaatttttgactgcattgggtcttcgttgctgcgcacgggctttctctagttgtggcgagtgtgggctactctttgttgcggtgtgcgggcttctcaccgaGGTGGCTTCtcgtggagcatgggttctaggcacgcgggcttcagtagtagcagcacacaggctcagtagtcgtggctcgcaggctctagagcacaggctcagtagtggtggctcacgggcctagccgctccgcggcatgtgggatcttcccggaccagggctcaaacccgtgttccctgcattggcaggcggattcttaaccactgcgccaccagggaagtcctgtagccTGGTTTAGTAAGAGTGAAACATCCTGAACAGATGTTCAAGGATTCCTGGCTAAATGAATTAGAGTGCGTGGGATTGTGGAAACTGAGTTACTGAATGAGGAGGTGAGCATGCACTGCCACGAGGAGGTGATCGCAGAATACTGTTGTATGGAAAGATGTCACTTCCTCTGCAGATCCTTCCCCAGGCACCGAGGAAGCCCTGTGTGCAGCTCTCCCCTCCTCAGAGGACCAGGCCCTCGCGGGTTCTGAGCAAACAGCATCTCTGACAGCGAACCGCTCAGTGAGGCCATCGTTTGTGAGGGAGGATGGGGACAATAACGGGTGTGGAAAGAGTTGGAGCATTTCCTCATGTGACTACATTCCGGAATAAAAGTATTCACTTATActccaggaaaatgaaaataatactagCAGGAGAAAGACGTATGTTTCAAGAATGctgtactccagtataaaatcaaaagttaaaaaaaagtagattaaaaaaaaagaattaatgctgAGCCTGGAAGCCAGTCAAACGTACAGTTAACTCTAAATAGCTGTTAATATTATGCCCTATGATACTTGATGAGAACATGGAGGAAAGTACTTATTTTCCACGGCCTCCCCGTCCCCGCCTGGCCTCCCCCCTGTGCCCAGGGGCGGGTCTGGTCCCTCCTCCGCCCCAGCTCCTTCCCGGCTCCACGGCCCTCACCGTGGTCGAAGCGCCCCGCCCACCGCCCCCTCCGACACGCCCCCTCCTACTTCGTCACCCCCTGTTCGACCCCACCTCTGGGCCCAGCGTCCGTGGCACCGTTTCTTCTCAGGGTTCTGCATGGATCACTTCTAGTCTCCTGAGCTGCCGTCAGCTCACCCTCAGCCCCTTCCCTGCTCCCTCCTCGGTGGGGACCTTCTTTCTAGCACCCACCGCCCCTCGCCGCCCCACAGGTCTTCCCCAAGGGCACAGGCTCCCGAGGGCAGGGCATACTGTCCCCAGGGCCCggagcagtgcctgacacagtatatgagcagaaaatatttgtcaGGTGAGTGAGGAAACTTTCTAGGACagtaagaattaccaaaatggggcttccctggtggcgcagtggttaagaatccgcctgccaatgcaggggtcacgggttcgagccctggtccgggaagatcccacatgctgtggagcaactgagcccgtgcgtcacaactactgagcctgcgctctaaggccgcgagccacaactactgagcccgcacgcctagagcctgcgagccacagttactgaagccggcgcacctagagccggtactctgccaccgcaatgagaagcccgcgcaccacaactgagaagcccccgcctgccgcaactagagaaagcccgcgtgcagcaatggagacccaacacagccaaaaataaataaatacgtttatttttttttaaaaaaaagaattaccaaatGGACTAAAAAATAGGTGGAAAACGTAAACTGACCAGTGACCACAGAAGGAACCGCATGGGAGCCGGTGGCTTTCCAGGGGTTCTGCCCACCCTTGGTGTTATTTAAACCTCATTCGAAAGCCAGTCTGGCCTCACTGCTAAGAGGCGGCCCCTCCCGGCAGGGCCCTGGGCCTCTTGGGGGCTGTTCCCGCAGCTGCTCTTTCCGGGGGGCTTGTGCTCGCCCAGCCCGGTGGGGTGTCGCCCAGATGTCCCTTTAGCAATAACATGGAAACAATGGGGCAGTGTCTTCAACGTTCTGAGGGAAAAGGATCTCCAGCCTAGAATTTTCTTTCCAGTCAATTATTAATCAAGTCTAAGTAGAAACATGACATCTCCAGAGGAAATGCACACAGATTTGCCTTCCACGCAAGTGTTCTCAAGAAGCCAGTAGAGGCTGTGCTCGTAGGACATGATGGCGTTTACCAGGAAAGGGAAGGACACAGGGTAGGAAAGAGACCTGGTGGCGAAGGGGTGACAGGAGCCAgcaggaagggtgaagggaggCCCCAGGGCCGCAGAGGGCACCAGGCCGAGGGCTTAAGCATTAAGGGCTGGCACCACCAAGCCCCTGCCCCGCTAACCCCCCAGCGTCCAGCGAGCGTCCTTGGTCTGACCTGACCACGTGGGGCCTGGCCGAGCTGCCGCCCTCCCTACGGTGCCTGCAGCCTGGGTGGGCCGAGGACCCTCATTTCGCCGCACAgagccctctctccccaccccccacccgcagAGCAGCCCTGCCGCTGCCCGTCTCCGATGGGTCCCCAGCTCCCAGGACCCGGCATGACCTTGGCCCTGGCTGGGCCCCGGTGCCTTCAGGGAAGCCGCGGCCAGCCTGCCGCTCTGGAATCTTCGTGAGGGGCAGTGCTGCCCTTTACTCAGCTGGGTTTGAGATCGAGACTCAGTTTTTCAAAACTGAACACGTTGTTTAAGAATACACACGGGATCGGGAGTTGTGCGGAAAAGCTGGCATAAGACGGAAGATCGTGGTTGTTtgtggtggggagaggaagtgTTATGGTTATGAAGGGCCCACAGGGTGTCCCAGGGGACGCTAACGTTCCGTCTTAAGCAGGTAGTGGAGTTCGTTTAATAACACTTCTTTAAACTGAAtgtatctgttttatgtatacttTTATACACACACTAATtcacaagttaaaaaaataaagtaagagtaaaggagaggggcttccctggtggcgcagtggttaggaatcctcctgccaacgcaggggacacgggttcgagccctggcccaggaagatcccacatgctgtggagcaactaagcccacaagccacaactcctgagcccgcgtgccgcaactactgaagcccctgcgcctagaccccgtgctccgcaacaagagatgccactgcaCTGGGAAGgccgcgcacctcaacaaagagtagcccgcttgctgcagctagaagaaagcccgcatgcagcaatgaagacccagcacagccaaaaaaaaaaaaaaaaaaaagtaaaggagacttttgaaagttgttaaaattACCTTCATATTTTCTCTTGGAATCCTCTTGGTTTGGTAGTTTACTGATACAGTGAGGAATTGCATCGATTATTTCAATCGATTTTTCTTTATGACCAATGTTTCCTCTTGTCTTTTTACCCTATAATTTAGAAAAGTGGCAAAAACATATTTTTGGCAGTAGAGgtaattttaaattgtgttttatttaatgaatataaaTACTTTTTGCATAGAACAAGTGAGTAAAGCTTATTTTTGTAAAGATATGTTTAATTAGACATTGCAAGAATTCAAATTTGCTGTACCTTAGTTGTCAAAGATGGAACATCTTCTGATTTTTGGGTTTCCTGGTGTCGCATACTTGTAAATGAAACACTTTTCCTGTCGGCTTGTACTGACTTTGTTGAAGAAACTACAGAACAGGTATATTATATGTAAGaaacatattttacatttggaagcaATAttgactttaaatataaaataacaactgAAGTTTGTaatgtaataataaaacaaagtataGTAGATGttttctaaagattttcagtaaatatatagCATTTGCCAGTTTCACTTTT
This genomic window from Kogia breviceps isolate mKogBre1 chromosome 5, mKogBre1 haplotype 1, whole genome shotgun sequence contains:
- the LCA5L gene encoding lebercilin-like protein isoform X2, translated to MKCNYLSQRPRKMVSASGQKEMSAEKKHNWNAPFFNSQLSAAVRRRDAVARRILSARLHKIKELNNELADLHHKLEATVTENQFLKQLQLKHLKAIGRYENSQNNLPQIMVKHQNEVKNLRQLLRKSQGKERAVSRKLRETDSELLKTKDALQTLQKLSEDRNLAERDELTQRLSVLTTTMEGNDKQIQSLEKQLRLNNKAFTRQLAFENRKTLAAQAATKTLQMEIKHLQQKLKEKGRELEIRNIYTNQILRNLRDKDYPKVSSTKSVQADRKSVSFTSMRHQETQKSEDVPSLTTKGKKTRGNIGHKEKSIEIIDAIPHCISKLPNQEDSKRKYEDLSKEEEHIEAQPSLENTGQQRERTEDQEKKTTLVKEEQELPPKRIQVIHPKGESGQEDDTVNEKSKRSPEISEMGQMPGKNAAPNIKIPFRQRKHYSFTEAIENLHHGLPASGGLANAGSTRCTHSTGKHHSHGGELRLEPPTVTYEPSFGKSSRTKAKDTTFREKKSSLMEELFGSGYVLKNNQTSTAVMKGPEETLQSKKMHHLPPSQASTSNAFGDSKVTVVNSIKSSSPTEGKRKIII